From the genome of Cryomorphaceae bacterium:
GAGGTAACTGCTGGGTCGCCACCGTGATGCGGGGTCACTTTCACTTTCACACAATCAGGAGCAATGGATTCGAAGTGTTGCTGAAAAAGCTGGGTGATTTTTTCCGGATCCTGGTTGGGAACCAATCGCATGGATATTTTGGCATATGCTTTTGAGGGCAATACCGTTTTGGCGCCATCGCCGGTGTATCCGCCCCAAATACCGTTCACATCGAGGGTGGGCCGGATGGAAGCTCGCTCAGAGGTATTGTAGCCTGTTTCTCCCCACACTTCACTGATTTCGAGGTCTTGTTTGTACTTCTCCAGGTCAAAGGGGGCTTTGTTCATCTCTGCCCGTTCTTCGGCAGATACCTCCTGCACATCGTCATAAAAACCCTCTACGGTTATGCGGTGATCGTTATCGTGCAAACTTGCAATCATTTGAGCCAGAATGTTAATCGGGTTAGCCACAGCTCCGCCGTAAATACCGGAATGCAAATCGCGGTTCGGACCGGTCACTTCTACTTCCACGTAGCTCAGTCCGCGCAAACCCACCGTAATGGACGGCACGTCGTTGGCAATCATGGCGGTATCAGAAACCAGCACTACATCGGCGCGCAGCATTTCTTTGTGGCGCTCCAGGAAAGGGGCCAGCTCTACCGACCCAACCTCTTCTTCTCCCTCAAAAATGAACTTGATATTGCAGGGCACTTCTTTCAGCCCATGCATGGCCTCAAGTGCTTTGATGTGCATGTACATCTGGCCTTTATCGTCGGCAGCACCGCGGGCAATAATCAGGTCGTCTTTAATCACCGGCTCAAAAGCAGGGCTATCCCAAAGATCATCCGGGTCGGAAGGCTGCACATCGTAGTGCCCGTAAACCAGAACTGTGGGCAGGTTGTTGTCAGTAATGTATTCGCCGTACACAATGGGGTGCCCGTTTGTGGGCATCACCTCGGCTTTGTGCGCTCCTGCTGCTGTAAGCTGGTCTCTCACGAATTCAGCCGCCTTGAGCACGTCCTCTTTGTGTTTAGGTTGTGCACTAACCGATGGTATACGCAGAAATTGAACAAGTTCATCCAGGAAACGTTGGCGGTTTGATTCAATGTAGTTATCCAGTGCTTGCATCTTACGGTGTGATTTAGACTTAAAAATGAATGCGACAAATATACCAATCCAGAGGCGCTTTGAGCGTAAGGTTTACCCAGCTCACCGCCAGCCTGTACGAAAATTCAGGTCACAAAATGGCAGAAAAACAAAGACAATTACGATATTCGCTAGCTAAATTTGCAGGAAGCAAGTATGTGATATGTTCCAATGGGAGTGCGAAGTGCAACCATCGCCTTTTCCAGACGTCATACCTCGGCTGACTGTAAAACCGCATTAAAACTACACTCGATGAATAATATCTACAAGCACCTCATCACCGTCATGTTGCTTGTTATGGCAGTGACTCATATTTCTGCACAGGTAGAAGTGGATGTCTCCATGACACCTGAACAACTTGTGCAGGATGTGTTGCTAGGACAAGGAATTACGGCCTGGAACATCACTTTTAACGGTCAGCCGGGCAATGTTCAGAACAATCAAATCGGGCGCTTTATTGGCCCGAGCAATTTTGTGGATTTTGATGAGGGAATTGTGATGGCAAGCGGACATGTAGGTCAACTGGATGGCACCGCCGCTGGGGGGGCAATCAACCCAAGTTTAACAGGTGATCCTGATTTAGCGGTTATTGCAAGTCCTTTTTCGGTGAACGATTGTGCCATTTTGGAATTCGACTTTATTCCCAATGGAGATTCCCTTGAGATTCGTTTCGTTTTCATGTCTCACGAGTATCCTGGCTTTACGTGCTCGAGCTACAACGACCCCTTCGGGTTTTTTATCAGTGGCCCGGGAATCAATGGTGGTGGACAATTTATGAACAACGCAGCAAATATTGCCCTCATTCCAGGCTCAGACACTTTTATCGGAGTTAATACCATCAATTCGGGTGTTCCTGCCAATCACCCAAACTGTCTCAATGTGAACCCCAACTACATGAACGACAGTCAATATTTTGTGGCAAACAACCCACCCATACCCGGAGACATTCAGTTTCCCGGACTGACGGTAACCATCACAGCATATGCCGAGGTGATATGTGGTGAAACATACCATATCAAACTGGGTGTTGCCGATGCCAGTGACCAGATTCTTGACTCTGCAGTGATTATCGAAGCTGCGAGTTTTCAGTCCAACCTTTTTATTGATGCATCTCTTGAAATTCCTGTGGGTGTAAACGACTCTACGCTTTACGATGGTTGCGGACTTGCGTACC
Proteins encoded in this window:
- a CDS encoding dipeptidase — protein: MDNYIESNRQRFLDELVQFLRIPSVSAQPKHKEDVLKAAEFVRDQLTAAGAHKAEVMPTNGHPIVYGEYITDNNLPTVLVYGHYDVQPSDPDDLWDSPAFEPVIKDDLIIARGAADDKGQMYMHIKALEAMHGLKEVPCNIKFIFEGEEEVGSVELAPFLERHKEMLRADVVLVSDTAMIANDVPSITVGLRGLSYVEVEVTGPNRDLHSGIYGGAVANPINILAQMIASLHDNDHRITVEGFYDDVQEVSAEERAEMNKAPFDLEKYKQDLEISEVWGETGYNTSERASIRPTLDVNGIWGGYTGDGAKTVLPSKAYAKISMRLVPNQDPEKITQLFQQHFESIAPDCVKVKVTPHHGGDPAVTSLESAGYRAAHKAMHDTFGKEPIPVRGGGSIPIVALFKNILGLDTVLMGFGLNSNKIHSPNENYGIFNYFKGIETIPRFYKHFASLHNEQ